A single window of Candidatus Glassbacteria bacterium DNA harbors:
- the ruvC gene encoding crossover junction endodeoxyribonuclease RuvC — MTNKLAERRQRKTRLVLGVDPGGEVTGFGVLRKQGASCGMVACGASRAVRGESLADKLTRIFRFVQDVIEEYEPGEMAVEDIFYGRNAQSMKSIGQVRGVIILAGALAGLDVYEYAPREVKLAVAGRGSASKEQVQRMIQAVLGLSSPPEPHDAADALAVALCHTHRHPG, encoded by the coding sequence TTGACCAATAAGCTGGCAGAACGGCGGCAGAGAAAGACGAGACTTGTGCTTGGGGTCGATCCCGGCGGCGAGGTGACCGGTTTCGGTGTACTGCGCAAGCAGGGCGCCAGTTGCGGCATGGTGGCCTGCGGCGCCAGCCGCGCTGTCAGGGGTGAGTCGCTGGCGGATAAGCTGACCCGGATTTTCCGTTTCGTCCAGGACGTGATCGAAGAGTACGAACCCGGTGAGATGGCGGTGGAGGATATATTCTACGGCCGGAACGCCCAGAGCATGAAATCGATCGGCCAGGTGCGGGGAGTGATTATTCTGGCCGGAGCGCTGGCCGGGCTGGACGTTTACGAATATGCGCCACGCGAGGTCAAGCTGGCCGTAGCCGGACGCGGCAGCGCATCCAAGGAGCAGGTCCAGCGGATGATCCAGGCTGTGCTCGGGCTGTCCTCGCCGCCCGAACCGCACGACGCCGCCGATGCTCTGGCGGTTGCGCTCTGCCACACCCACCGTCACCCGGGCTAG
- the ruvA gene encoding Holliday junction branch migration protein RuvA, with protein MIAMLEGILVEKAPGTAVISAGGVGYAVNIPLSTFEILPARDKTAKLFTYLHVREDTLQLFGFATREDRATFEKMISVSGVGPKLALTILSGMKVSDLVIAIETGQTDRLNKISGVGKKTAERLILELKGKLGEVDIALLAEDGAAGPLNEEAVDALLSLGFSRTQAEKAVGKAVKKTGDKLDTGELVRRALASM; from the coding sequence ATGATCGCGATGCTGGAAGGGATACTGGTTGAAAAAGCGCCCGGAACGGCTGTGATCAGCGCCGGAGGAGTAGGCTACGCGGTCAATATCCCGTTATCCACTTTCGAGATACTGCCCGCCAGGGATAAAACGGCAAAACTGTTCACCTACCTGCATGTCCGCGAGGACACGCTCCAGCTCTTCGGGTTCGCCACGCGCGAGGACCGGGCGACGTTCGAGAAGATGATCTCGGTCAGCGGAGTGGGACCCAAGCTGGCGCTGACGATCCTGAGCGGCATGAAAGTATCCGACCTGGTGATTGCGATCGAAACCGGCCAGACAGACAGACTCAACAAAATATCCGGAGTGGGTAAAAAAACCGCGGAACGGCTGATCCTGGAGCTGAAAGGCAAACTCGGCGAGGTGGATATCGCCTTGCTGGCGGAGGACGGTGCGGCGGGACCGTTGAACGAGGAGGCGGTTGACGCGCTGCTGTCACTGGGCTTCAGCCGCACCCAGGCGGAGAAGGCAGTGGGCAAGGCCGTGAAAAAAACCGGCGACAAGCTCGATACGGGCGAGCTGGTGCGACGCGCCCTGGCATCGATGTAA
- the ruvB gene encoding Holliday junction branch migration DNA helicase RuvB, which yields MTDETGRHIDITSPDVLEDEVTFEGSLRPQSLEEFVGQPKLKEQLAVFIEAARSRGEALDHCLFCGPPGLGKTTLAHIIAREMEVGIRVTSGPVLEKAGDLAGLLTNLEDGDVLFIDEIHRLRSTVEEYLYPAMEEFSLDIIIDSGANARSVKIPLKRFTLIGATTRSGLLTSPMRSRFGVVGRLNFYDDGELERIVNRSAGILEIELDSEGAVELSRRSRGTARIANRLLRRVRDYAQVRAEGRIDGSVARAGLEMLEVDETGLDEMDLALLRTLVDKYNGGPVGVSTLAVSVGEEPDTIEEVYEPFLIQRGFIQRTPRGREATALAYRHLGLEPPGGRADSPSQSDLFGES from the coding sequence ATGACCGACGAGACCGGCAGGCATATCGATATCACCAGCCCGGACGTGCTCGAAGACGAAGTTACGTTCGAGGGCAGTCTGCGGCCGCAGAGCCTGGAGGAGTTCGTGGGTCAGCCCAAACTCAAGGAGCAGCTCGCGGTCTTCATCGAGGCGGCGCGCAGCAGGGGAGAAGCGCTGGACCACTGCCTGTTCTGCGGCCCGCCGGGTCTGGGCAAAACCACCCTGGCCCACATTATCGCCCGCGAGATGGAGGTGGGTATCAGGGTCACCTCCGGCCCCGTGCTCGAAAAGGCCGGCGACCTGGCCGGCCTGCTGACCAACCTCGAGGATGGCGACGTCCTGTTTATCGACGAGATCCACCGTCTGCGCAGCACGGTTGAGGAATACCTGTACCCGGCGATGGAGGAGTTCAGCCTGGATATCATAATCGACTCCGGGGCCAACGCCCGCAGTGTCAAGATTCCACTCAAGCGGTTCACCCTGATCGGGGCCACCACCCGCAGCGGGTTGCTCACCAGCCCCATGCGCTCGCGCTTCGGCGTAGTAGGACGGCTGAATTTCTACGATGACGGCGAGCTGGAGCGGATTGTGAACCGCAGCGCCGGAATCCTCGAGATCGAGCTCGACAGCGAGGGGGCCGTCGAGCTCAGCCGCCGCAGCAGGGGCACCGCCCGGATCGCCAACCGTCTGTTGCGACGGGTCCGCGATTACGCCCAGGTGCGCGCCGAGGGGCGGATTGATGGCAGCGTGGCGCGCGCCGGCCTGGAGATGCTGGAGGTGGACGAGACCGGTCTGGACGAGATGGACCTGGCCCTGCTGCGCACGCTGGTCGATAAGTACAACGGCGGACCGGTGGGTGTGAGCACCCTGGCGGTCAGCGTGGGCGAGGAGCCCGACACGATCGAGGAGGTCTACGAGCCGTTCCTGATCCAGCGCGGGTTTATCCAGCGCACTCCCCGCGGCCGCGAGGCCACCGCCCTGGCGTACCGTCACCTGGGCCTGGAACCGCCAGGGGGCCGGGCCGATTCTCCCTCCCAGTCAGACCTGTTCGGCGAAAGCTGA
- a CDS encoding Gfo/Idh/MocA family oxidoreductase — translation MISSPAILNPKTEPMPAGNRKLTAALVGCGRIGWMLERDELRGKPCTHAGAITELDNIEIVAAADPDPERTAEFGRAFGVTNLYPDHATLLDNHRVDILAVASPTATHCRIVCEAALSGRVRGIYCEKPISRTLTEADRMIEACEAAGAALLIGHERRFGSHFQLARRLVLDGRLGEIRTVIGQALGGDPGKLSRKQAGGGPLLHDGTHLTDLFGYFCGPAEWVIGHARRSHGTGNVEHTAAGIVGFTSGALGFIEGGGRRNYFSFEMEIQGEDGILRIGNSPPRLWLAAPSARWSGFSELTEADFPDYKANNGFVAAFAALREEITTGRPSGSSGIDGRGALELILALYESSARGARRVRLDRFRP, via the coding sequence ATGATTTCGTCACCGGCGATTCTCAATCCAAAGACTGAACCGATGCCCGCAGGGAACAGAAAATTGACCGCAGCGCTGGTGGGCTGCGGCCGGATCGGCTGGATGCTGGAGCGGGATGAGCTGCGCGGCAAGCCATGCACCCATGCCGGTGCGATAACCGAACTTGATAATATCGAAATTGTCGCCGCCGCCGATCCCGACCCGGAACGTACAGCCGAATTCGGCAGGGCTTTCGGAGTGACGAACCTCTACCCGGACCACGCCACCCTGCTGGACAATCACCGCGTCGATATCCTGGCTGTCGCATCCCCCACCGCTACCCATTGCCGGATTGTCTGCGAGGCCGCGCTCAGCGGACGGGTACGCGGAATTTACTGCGAGAAACCGATCAGCCGGACTCTGACTGAAGCCGACCGGATGATCGAGGCCTGCGAGGCCGCGGGGGCAGCCCTGCTGATCGGTCACGAACGCCGCTTCGGCAGCCACTTCCAGTTGGCCCGCAGGCTGGTGCTTGACGGCCGACTCGGCGAAATCCGCACCGTGATCGGCCAGGCGCTGGGCGGAGACCCCGGCAAACTTTCCCGAAAACAGGCCGGCGGCGGACCTCTGCTGCACGACGGCACCCACCTGACCGACCTGTTCGGCTATTTCTGCGGACCTGCCGAGTGGGTGATCGGCCATGCCCGCCGCAGCCACGGTACGGGAAATGTGGAGCATACCGCCGCCGGGATAGTGGGTTTCACCTCCGGAGCGCTCGGATTTATCGAGGGCGGCGGGCGGCGCAACTATTTCTCGTTCGAGATGGAAATCCAGGGCGAGGACGGTATCCTGCGGATCGGCAACAGCCCGCCCCGGCTATGGCTGGCAGCACCCAGCGCCCGCTGGAGCGGCTTCAGCGAGCTGACCGAAGCGGATTTTCCCGACTACAAAGCGAATAACGGTTTCGTGGCCGCGTTCGCCGCGCTGCGTGAAGAGATCACAACGGGCAGGCCAAGCGGCAGCAGCGGCATTGACGGCCGAGGGGCGCTGGAGCTGATCCTGGCGCTCTACGAAAGCTCAGCCCGCGGCGCCCGCAGAGTTCGGCTGGATAGATTCAGGCCCTGA
- a CDS encoding ATP-grasp domain-containing protein: MKIRSTLLCRGGNRRERSPGLDDRRGVIIVGAGIMQIPLIEAARRMGLRTVVTDYNRNAPGFSMADVALEVSTRNIDFSVLSARRIAEHIPIHGVLTVGTDASRTVSAMAAALELPGIRYDVAERATNKVKMRECFREHGIPSPDFDYVWTRREAADAGKRLGFPCVIKPADNMGARGVKMLTARSQVDDAFTEARRASVSGMIIIEQFMDGPELSIDALVWDGNIEIVSVADRIISGAPYFIELGHTLPTALDEETVAGAAEVMKQGIRALGIDIGAAKGDIKLTPEGPKIGELAARLSGGYHSGFTHPLATGVDLMSAILRISMGEGPGELTPRWNRVSAERGIIPRPGVITAIEGLEKARSLPGVENIFTMYKVGDTFRSPTSNMGKFGNLIVVADTRDELLKLCARALTTIRIHTGQPDAGKRDSVALSAKSA, from the coding sequence ATGAAGATCCGTTCCACGCTGCTCTGCCGGGGTGGAAACAGACGGGAAAGGAGTCCAGGGTTGGATGACAGACGCGGCGTTATCATAGTCGGCGCGGGAATCATGCAGATACCGCTGATCGAGGCGGCCCGCCGGATGGGGCTGCGCACCGTGGTGACCGATTACAACCGTAACGCGCCGGGGTTCTCCATGGCCGATGTGGCTCTGGAGGTCTCGACCCGCAATATCGATTTCTCGGTGCTCAGCGCGCGCAGGATCGCCGAACATATCCCGATCCACGGCGTACTGACAGTCGGCACCGACGCCAGCAGGACTGTCAGCGCGATGGCCGCTGCGCTCGAGCTGCCCGGTATCCGCTACGATGTGGCCGAGCGGGCCACCAACAAGGTCAAAATGCGCGAGTGCTTCCGCGAACACGGAATACCGTCGCCCGATTTCGACTATGTCTGGACCCGCCGGGAAGCTGCCGATGCGGGCAAGCGCCTGGGATTCCCCTGCGTGATCAAACCCGCCGACAACATGGGCGCCCGGGGCGTGAAAATGCTCACCGCGCGCTCCCAGGTCGATGACGCGTTCACCGAGGCGCGCCGGGCCAGTGTCAGCGGGATGATCATTATAGAGCAGTTCATGGACGGCCCGGAGCTGTCTATCGACGCGCTGGTCTGGGACGGAAATATCGAGATCGTCAGTGTCGCCGACCGGATTATCAGCGGCGCGCCATACTTTATCGAGCTGGGTCACACGCTTCCCACCGCGCTGGACGAGGAGACAGTGGCCGGAGCAGCGGAGGTGATGAAACAGGGGATCCGCGCGCTGGGGATCGATATCGGCGCGGCCAAGGGCGATATCAAACTCACTCCCGAGGGCCCGAAAATCGGCGAATTAGCCGCCCGCCTTTCCGGCGGCTACCATAGCGGCTTCACTCACCCGCTGGCCACCGGGGTGGACCTGATGAGCGCCATCCTGCGGATATCGATGGGCGAAGGCCCCGGCGAACTGACTCCCAGATGGAACCGGGTCTCCGCCGAGCGTGGAATAATCCCCCGTCCCGGCGTGATCACGGCCATCGAGGGCCTGGAGAAGGCGCGTTCCTTGCCAGGTGTGGAAAATATCTTTACCATGTACAAAGTGGGCGACACTTTCCGTTCGCCTACCAGCAACATGGGAAAATTCGGCAACCTGATCGTCGTGGCCGACACCAGGGACGAGCTGCTCAAACTCTGCGCCCGGGCGCTGACCACGATCAGGATCCACACCGGGCAGCCGGATGCCGGCAAACGGGATTCGGTTGCGCTCAGTGCAAAGAGCGCATGA